The proteins below come from a single Polynucleobacter sp. MWH-UH23A genomic window:
- a CDS encoding kinase has translation MIIAKTPLRISFFGGGTDIPEYFDINGGAILGFAVDKYIYHTVSRFPSELFNYSVRISYSKVECVQNTSEILHVPFREILNAMNIRRDVEIHVASDLPSFSGLGSSSAFTVGLFNALHAYKGISLSPIELAEAAIHMEREVLREAVGCQDQVFAAHGGFNLLEFAKGSDIKVQKVDISMQRKSELFSSLMLFFTGITRSAQAVEANKINNIRNISKTLTRIKQQTYDAYDYLLGSGSINQFGKMLDQAWVDKKQLDSSVSNSAIDAMYQTAISGGALGGKLLGAGGGGFLLLFVPPDKKSSVRKALKGFHEVNFDVSNEGSSIIHS, from the coding sequence ATGATAATTGCTAAAACTCCACTGAGGATAAGCTTTTTTGGTGGGGGAACTGATATCCCTGAGTATTTTGACATTAATGGCGGAGCTATACTGGGATTCGCAGTCGATAAATACATATATCACACTGTTTCTCGATTTCCATCTGAGCTTTTTAATTATTCCGTGAGAATATCTTATAGCAAAGTTGAGTGCGTACAAAATACATCTGAGATTTTGCATGTTCCTTTTCGAGAGATATTGAACGCGATGAATATTCGGCGCGATGTTGAGATCCATGTCGCATCAGATTTGCCTTCTTTTTCGGGTTTGGGTTCATCATCGGCATTTACGGTTGGATTATTCAATGCATTACATGCATATAAGGGTATCAGTCTGTCGCCCATTGAGTTAGCAGAGGCGGCAATTCATATGGAGAGGGAAGTATTGCGTGAAGCTGTTGGTTGCCAAGATCAAGTATTTGCCGCCCATGGCGGATTTAATTTACTTGAGTTTGCAAAAGGATCTGATATTAAGGTTCAAAAAGTAGATATTTCAATGCAAAGAAAAAGTGAGTTATTTTCTTCATTAATGTTGTTTTTTACGGGTATAACAAGAAGTGCACAAGCGGTTGAGGCTAATAAAATTAATAACATACGCAATATTTCAAAAACGCTAACACGCATTAAGCAGCAAACCTATGATGCGTATGATTATCTTTTGGGTAGCGGCTCTATAAATCAGTTTGGAAAAATGTTAGATCAAGCATGGGTCGATAAAAAACAACTGGATTCATCGGTTTCAAATAGCGCTATTGATGCAATGTATCAAACAGCGATTTCAGGCGGAGCTTTGGGGGGGAAATTATTAGGAGCTGGCGGGGGCGGTTTTCTTTTGTTATTTGTGCCCCCCGACAAAAAGTCTAGCGTTAGAAAGGCTTTGAAAGGTTTCCATGAAGTTAATTTCGATGTATCAAATGAAGGCTCATCAATTATTCATAGTTGA
- a CDS encoding NAD(P)-dependent oxidoreductase translates to MKILITGGAGYIGSVLVPRLLAAGHEVIVLDNFMFRQNSLSDACGYDSFNVMRGDARDEALIKTLLKSVDIIIPLAALVGAPLCKNDPIGTLTTNQNAIEMLCKYVSPSQRILMPVTNSGYGIGAKDQYCTEDSPLNPISLYGVTKVKAEQVVLARAESITFRLATVFGMSPRMRTDLLVNDFVYRAVTDNSVVIFEGHFKRNYIHIQDVANVFLYAIEHFDIMKGRPYNVGLDDANLSKLELAAVIQKHLPKFTYLEAPIGEDPDKRDYIVSNARLASVGFKPSWSLDRGIQELIKGYTILRDSVYANV, encoded by the coding sequence ATGAAAATATTGATTACGGGCGGAGCTGGATATATTGGGTCTGTATTAGTTCCACGACTTCTAGCGGCTGGCCATGAGGTCATAGTTTTAGATAATTTTATGTTTAGACAGAATTCTTTATCTGACGCTTGTGGGTATGATTCATTTAATGTTATGAGAGGCGATGCACGGGATGAAGCGCTGATTAAAACCCTTTTAAAAAGCGTAGACATTATTATTCCTCTGGCTGCCTTAGTTGGTGCTCCACTTTGTAAAAATGACCCGATTGGAACTTTAACCACTAATCAAAATGCAATTGAAATGCTATGCAAATATGTCAGCCCCTCGCAGAGAATATTAATGCCTGTAACCAATTCTGGATACGGTATTGGCGCTAAGGATCAATATTGCACTGAAGATTCTCCACTCAACCCGATTTCCCTTTATGGGGTAACGAAGGTAAAGGCGGAGCAAGTTGTTCTAGCAAGAGCTGAATCCATTACTTTTAGATTGGCTACAGTATTTGGGATGTCCCCCAGAATGAGAACGGATTTGCTTGTAAATGATTTTGTGTATAGGGCCGTCACTGATAATTCGGTTGTGATATTTGAGGGGCATTTCAAGCGAAACTATATCCATATTCAAGATGTTGCCAATGTTTTTTTATACGCAATTGAACATTTTGATATCATGAAAGGTCGCCCGTATAACGTGGGGTTAGATGATGCAAACCTATCAAAGCTTGAACTAGCTGCAGTCATTCAAAAGCATTTGCCTAAATTTACATACCTTGAAGCCCCTATAGGGGAGGATCCAGACAAGCGCGACTATATCGTTTCCAATGCGCGATTAGCCAGTGTTGGGTTTAAGCCTTCATGGAGTTTGGATAGAGGGATTCAAGAGTTGATTAAAGGATACACAATCCTTAGAGATTCTGTGTATGCAAATGTTTAA
- a CDS encoding carbamoyltransferase C-terminal domain-containing protein: MGYKLGLCGGPRGTHEAGICLVKDGEVVLAIQEERVNRFKNAVSCFPTQSITQLFKRFNLKPSDITEIAVPGESYQDMLIRWPAYLRLNFGLDIKKIKQVNHQVAHANAGFLSSNFDEALIITLDGVGDQLSGIVCSMNRLSTEPQIIKKFERPLETSIGFFWDAITQVIGFESLEEAYKTMGLAAYGNPTIDFSDFLSIKGGVPSLNSSFIQNQWKFIPYHPSEQRYSDEFVGFYKFVPRRKQDSLSNIHADIAASAQKHLVGSVAELISYYIEKNKCKNIILSGGVALNSSMMGKLKDEFSSYNLFVPQMPSDGCLAFGSVASLLEKDEWLNFKYPGPYTGFEYSNNEIIKAISQTGIQPIQYDEDIIVDYLSKEMVVGFYEGRSEFGPRALGSRSILASPINPNMKDIVNRKIKFREEFRPFAPVIREVDADNYFEVPKNANYEYMNFVVKATDMARKNAPAIVHQDGTSRVQVLKSGVNSKLEALLGRWANFSGCHVLLNTSFNLKGEPIVETPTDAIRTFFSCGLDVLVIGNYMIKK; this comes from the coding sequence ATGGGTTATAAGTTAGGTCTTTGTGGAGGTCCCCGAGGCACACATGAGGCAGGCATTTGCCTGGTAAAAGATGGTGAGGTGGTGCTTGCAATTCAAGAGGAAAGGGTCAATAGATTTAAAAATGCAGTTTCTTGTTTTCCAACACAGTCAATCACGCAATTGTTTAAAAGATTTAATCTAAAACCGTCTGATATTACAGAAATAGCGGTACCGGGTGAATCTTACCAAGATATGCTGATCAGGTGGCCTGCTTATTTAAGGCTTAATTTTGGTCTTGATATAAAAAAAATAAAGCAAGTGAATCATCAGGTTGCACATGCGAATGCAGGCTTCCTAAGCTCTAACTTTGATGAGGCTTTGATAATTACTCTGGATGGTGTTGGTGATCAACTGTCTGGAATTGTGTGTTCTATGAATCGTTTAAGCACAGAACCTCAAATCATTAAGAAATTTGAAAGACCACTTGAAACTAGTATAGGTTTTTTTTGGGATGCAATTACTCAGGTTATCGGGTTCGAATCTCTGGAAGAGGCTTATAAAACTATGGGTTTGGCTGCGTACGGAAATCCAACAATTGATTTTAGTGATTTTCTATCGATAAAAGGTGGAGTGCCATCATTAAATTCAAGCTTTATACAGAACCAGTGGAAATTTATACCGTATCACCCTAGTGAGCAAAGATATAGTGATGAGTTTGTTGGTTTTTATAAGTTTGTCCCGCGAAGAAAGCAGGATTCGTTATCTAATATTCATGCTGATATTGCTGCTAGCGCTCAAAAACACTTAGTTGGATCCGTAGCGGAGCTGATTAGTTACTACATAGAAAAAAATAAATGTAAAAATATTATCCTTTCTGGAGGGGTAGCACTCAACTCCAGCATGATGGGTAAGTTAAAAGACGAATTTTCTTCATACAATCTCTTTGTGCCGCAGATGCCGTCAGATGGTTGTTTGGCATTTGGTTCTGTGGCTTCGCTACTCGAAAAGGATGAATGGTTAAATTTCAAATATCCTGGCCCATACACTGGTTTTGAATACTCTAATAATGAGATTATTAAAGCAATCAGCCAGACTGGAATTCAACCCATTCAATATGATGAAGACATTATTGTGGATTATTTATCAAAAGAGATGGTGGTTGGTTTTTATGAGGGACGGTCTGAGTTTGGTCCTCGTGCATTAGGCTCAAGATCAATACTTGCTAGCCCCATAAATCCAAACATGAAAGATATAGTTAATAGAAAAATAAAATTTCGCGAAGAATTTAGACCTTTCGCCCCAGTGATTAGGGAGGTAGATGCGGATAACTATTTTGAAGTGCCAAAAAATGCAAATTACGAATATATGAATTTCGTTGTTAAAGCTACGGATATGGCGAGAAAAAATGCTCCAGCAATTGTTCATCAAGATGGCACAAGTCGAGTCCAGGTTTTGAAGAGTGGTGTAAATTCTAAATTAGAAGCATTATTAGGCAGATGGGCAAATTTTTCTGGTTGCCACGTTCTTCTTAACACGTCTTTTAATTTAAAAGGTGAGCCTATTGTTGAGACTCCTACTGATGCAATTAGAACTTTTTTTTCGTGCGGCCTTGATGTGCTGGTAATTGGAAACTACATGATTAAAAAATAA
- a CDS encoding class I SAM-dependent methyltransferase — MDKKMLCRVCDSQNLEPVIDLGDQPWCNNFLSESQVGKEDYYPLKVMYCKDCSTAQLNFTVKKEIMFGNHTYLSGVTRSLSDHFAKIAQDVDQLFSNKYHQKSILDIGSNDGTQLKHYKTLGWSVLGVESSRVTSEIANKGGIDTINKFFNLETMKEIGRKFDVINAAGVFFHLEELHSVTEGIKLGLKEDGTFVVQFLYMKSIMENIAFDQIYHEHLLYYTLQTLQTLLGRHGLQLYDAYLTPIHGGQMIGYVTHAGNVKKSQRLLDLEHAEKISQCNDIKAYHLFHQKILKIKEDNRNYLISARKLGKVIYGMGAPVKGNTLLNYFDIGPDIIECLLEKNPMREGLFSPGKHIPIVMEEKIKKHPDIYYVLAWNFKEEILQNNKDAIDQGVEFYFPVNPRSGNFS; from the coding sequence ATGGATAAGAAAATGCTGTGTCGCGTATGCGACAGCCAAAATTTAGAGCCTGTAATAGACTTGGGTGATCAGCCATGGTGCAATAACTTTTTAAGTGAAAGTCAAGTTGGAAAAGAAGATTATTATCCTCTCAAAGTAATGTACTGTAAGGATTGCTCAACAGCGCAATTAAATTTCACTGTAAAAAAGGAAATCATGTTCGGAAATCACACCTATTTATCAGGTGTGACTAGATCGCTATCTGATCATTTTGCAAAAATTGCTCAGGATGTTGACCAACTTTTCTCTAATAAATACCATCAAAAGTCAATACTGGATATTGGCTCAAATGATGGGACGCAACTAAAGCACTACAAAACTCTAGGGTGGAGCGTGTTAGGCGTCGAGTCATCTCGTGTAACTAGTGAAATTGCTAATAAGGGCGGAATAGACACCATTAATAAATTTTTCAATTTAGAGACAATGAAAGAGATTGGGAGAAAATTCGATGTCATTAACGCGGCCGGAGTTTTTTTTCACCTCGAAGAGCTGCATTCGGTAACAGAAGGAATCAAATTAGGATTAAAAGAGGATGGCACTTTTGTTGTCCAATTCCTTTATATGAAAAGCATTATGGAAAATATTGCTTTTGATCAAATTTACCACGAGCATTTGCTTTATTACACGCTGCAAACATTGCAGACGCTTTTGGGTAGACATGGATTGCAGTTATATGACGCATACTTAACTCCAATCCACGGCGGCCAGATGATTGGATATGTAACCCATGCGGGTAATGTTAAAAAAAGTCAGAGATTGCTTGACTTGGAGCATGCTGAAAAAATCTCGCAATGTAATGACATTAAAGCTTACCATTTATTCCATCAAAAAATATTAAAGATAAAAGAAGATAATCGAAATTATTTAATTTCTGCGCGCAAATTAGGTAAAGTGATTTATGGAATGGGAGCCCCTGTAAAAGGTAATACTTTGCTAAATTATTTTGATATTGGGCCGGATATTATCGAATGCCTACTAGAAAAAAATCCAATGCGTGAGGGTCTCTTTTCCCCTGGAAAGCACATCCCTATCGTAATGGAGGAGAAAATAAAAAAACATCCTGACATTTATTACGTTTTGGCTTGGAATTTTAAAGAAGAAATTCTTCAGAATAATAAGGATGCAATTGATCAAGGTGTTGAGTTTTATTTTCCTGTAAACCCAAGGTCTGGAAATTTCTCATGA
- a CDS encoding PfkB family carbohydrate kinase: MPSKVLVTGNFNILHPGHLRLLRFAKECGDQLIVAVWSDRMAGDSALLAEEIRLEGISTNGYVDRAFIWDDSISELIRYIKPNFIVKGKEHELRYNEELEPLNEIGGRLIFSSGDSTFSSVDLLRKEILAFDPSTIHLPSEYMKRHLIGEHDLCSTLAAFQGLQVLVVGDLIVDEYITCEALGMSQEDPTLVVTPIDKIQFVGGAGIVAAHAAGLGASVNYIGVCGNDANADYAFEKLTEYGVRPFLFKDENRPTTLKQRFRASNKTLLRVSHLQQNSISIEMQDSIYCCIENLIEKCNLLVFSDFNYGCLPRDLINRIKNLCISRKIIMAADCQSSSQIGDISKYTNVSLITPTEREARLATKSGDSLIVMADLLAKKTNCENLILTMASEGALIYSPGHEQWHTDQLPALNNSPKDTVGAGDSLLMTTAMSLAVGVEIWIAALMGSISAAIQVGRIGNIPITSEDFLKEI; encoded by the coding sequence ATGCCTAGCAAAGTATTGGTAACTGGAAACTTTAATATCCTACATCCAGGACATTTGCGATTGTTGCGTTTTGCTAAGGAGTGTGGTGATCAATTAATTGTGGCCGTTTGGTCTGATAGGATGGCTGGAGATAGCGCACTTCTTGCCGAAGAAATTCGGCTTGAAGGAATTTCTACTAATGGATACGTGGATAGAGCGTTTATTTGGGATGATTCGATAAGTGAACTAATTAGATATATAAAACCTAATTTTATTGTTAAGGGTAAAGAGCATGAATTGAGGTACAACGAAGAATTGGAGCCGCTAAATGAGATAGGCGGCAGGCTTATTTTTAGTTCAGGCGATTCAACTTTTTCTTCGGTAGATTTACTGCGTAAAGAGATATTGGCTTTCGATCCCTCAACAATTCATCTGCCAAGTGAATACATGAAAAGGCATCTTATTGGCGAGCATGATTTATGTTCTACGTTAGCTGCATTTCAGGGGCTTCAAGTTTTAGTTGTGGGTGATCTTATTGTTGATGAATACATAACATGTGAAGCGCTAGGCATGTCGCAAGAGGATCCAACCCTAGTTGTGACTCCTATTGATAAAATTCAATTTGTGGGAGGCGCTGGAATTGTAGCTGCTCATGCTGCTGGTCTAGGGGCTTCGGTAAACTATATAGGTGTATGCGGAAATGATGCAAATGCTGATTATGCCTTTGAAAAACTCACAGAATATGGGGTAAGACCATTTTTATTTAAGGATGAAAACAGGCCAACAACCTTAAAACAAAGATTTAGGGCTAGCAATAAAACACTTCTAAGAGTTAGTCACTTACAGCAAAATTCTATTTCAATTGAGATGCAAGATAGCATTTATTGTTGTATTGAGAATTTGATCGAAAAATGTAATCTACTAGTGTTTTCTGATTTTAATTATGGATGCTTACCAAGGGATCTAATTAATAGAATTAAAAATTTGTGTATTTCAAGGAAGATTATTATGGCTGCTGATTGCCAATCTTCTTCTCAAATTGGCGACATATCTAAATACACAAACGTCAGCTTAATAACTCCGACTGAGCGCGAAGCTAGACTAGCTACCAAAAGTGGTGATAGCTTAATAGTAATGGCTGATCTATTAGCAAAAAAAACAAATTGCGAAAATTTAATATTAACAATGGCTAGTGAGGGGGCATTGATATATTCTCCTGGTCATGAGCAGTGGCATACCGACCAATTGCCTGCACTGAATAATTCCCCGAAAGATACTGTTGGCGCGGGTGATTCACTGCTTATGACAACAGCGATGTCACTTGCTGTTGGTGTAGAAATTTGGATAGCAGCATTAATGGGGTCCATATCAGCTGCAATACAAGTAGGTAGAATTGGTAATATTCCAATAACAAGCGAAGATTTCCTCAAGGAGATTTGA
- a CDS encoding FkbM family methyltransferase has translation MNKSYAYDGADLIIRSLLRDVENGFYVDLGANHPIDFSNTYGLYLSGWSGVAVDGNEKFIKLWAESRPRDIFLNALVSNEEKDVNYTIFSEDTLSSIDPPTVDRYKQRNTISGFEIVNMRTVTLQTILDSYANDKEVHLMSVDVEGEDFNVLKGFNFQSALPGCVVVEIKNYSLYDVFSNEIVRFMKDYGYSLICKTPLDSFFVYKDKPYFDWIPRTMLG, from the coding sequence ATGAATAAGTCTTATGCATACGATGGTGCTGATTTAATTATCAGATCTTTGTTGCGAGATGTTGAAAATGGATTTTATGTAGATCTTGGCGCGAATCATCCTATTGACTTTAGTAATACCTATGGTCTCTATTTGTCGGGATGGTCCGGTGTAGCCGTAGATGGAAACGAAAAATTTATCAAACTATGGGCCGAAAGCAGGCCTCGCGATATTTTTTTGAATGCCTTAGTTTCTAACGAGGAAAAAGACGTAAATTACACAATCTTTTCTGAGGATACCTTGTCATCAATTGATCCGCCTACAGTTGATAGATATAAGCAGAGAAACACAATTTCAGGGTTTGAGATCGTGAACATGAGAACAGTAACCTTGCAAACCATTTTGGACAGTTATGCTAACGATAAAGAAGTGCATCTAATGTCTGTGGATGTTGAGGGAGAAGATTTTAACGTTTTAAAAGGATTTAATTTTCAATCCGCGTTACCTGGTTGTGTAGTTGTTGAGATTAAAAATTATTCTTTATATGACGTTTTTTCAAACGAAATTGTAAGGTTTATGAAGGATTATGGCTATAGTCTGATATGTAAAACTCCCTTAGACTCCTTTTTTGTTTATAAAGATAAGCCCTACTTTGATTGGATCCCGCGCACAATGCTTGGTTAA
- a CDS encoding nucleotidyltransferase family protein — MQALLLAAGIGVRLRPITSRIPKCLVPLNNRPLLDIWLKRMKDNNFSPVFLNTYYLADQVKNFIKASPYKKFVSIIDEVELCGTAGTLFSVQNRLIKNEPLLMLHADNLSMFCIEDFIAAHNARPESCDMTMMLFHTDAPNTCGIVGIDNRGVMVAYEEKPHESQSNLANAAIFILEYSLIKELSEKYPLAKDFCQEILPKLIGRVNTYKNNVYHRDIGSIQSYEMAINDMAKNRDSWKTFL, encoded by the coding sequence TTGCAAGCCCTCCTTCTTGCCGCCGGAATTGGGGTAAGGTTAAGACCTATAACAAGCCGAATTCCAAAGTGTTTAGTTCCCCTAAATAATCGGCCATTACTAGATATTTGGCTAAAGAGGATGAAGGATAACAATTTTTCACCAGTTTTTTTAAATACCTATTATCTTGCTGATCAGGTAAAAAATTTCATTAAAGCATCTCCATATAAAAAGTTTGTTTCAATAATAGATGAAGTGGAATTATGTGGTACAGCCGGGACATTATTTTCAGTCCAAAATCGTTTGATAAAAAATGAACCGTTATTAATGTTGCATGCAGATAATTTGAGTATGTTTTGTATAGAGGATTTCATTGCAGCTCATAATGCTAGACCGGAGTCATGTGATATGACAATGATGCTATTTCATACTGATGCTCCAAATACCTGTGGTATTGTTGGAATTGACAACCGTGGTGTTATGGTCGCCTATGAGGAAAAGCCTCATGAAAGTCAGTCAAATTTAGCGAATGCTGCAATCTTCATACTTGAGTACTCTTTGATTAAGGAGCTTAGTGAAAAATATCCGCTAGCTAAAGATTTTTGTCAAGAAATCTTACCAAAATTGATTGGTAGGGTTAATACATATAAAAATAATGTGTATCATAGGGACATTGGTTCCATTCAATCCTATGAGATGGCAATTAACGATATGGCCAAAAATCGTGACTCTTGGAAAACTTTTCTATAA
- a CDS encoding TIGR04372 family glycosyltransferase translates to MENFSIKLFRRVLGNYLKMNYLHSYIKKNYPTLFGIVKKSKKKYIKIKSIFIYFFFFPPAYVLSKLKIDLLTVNVARIGHLTFDSEAYIKERILNDDKYVKPVMLAPYGGVANNEFLKYLLPYIHIVQNRFLCFLLRPLFSHPLCSVNSSRWGEERGTFRSFEIDARWEIEGRKGLSKLLPEHIAEGSKTLKLLGIPENSWFVCIHNRESGYSKNNHDFDQSFRNSQIANYDLAINEIIRRGGWCIRMGDPTMEPISPRQGLIDYAHSPYRSEVMDIYLCASARAFLGSSSGLSLLATYFNVPVGAANLIPLANSIMQGRNNLTIPKLITFKNHELVPFSHVLNSPVGSFRTSSEFLSSQYSYQDNTPEEILDLLEELLGDFETSNDQTYDHLQKKFRKLIEPHHWCYYGSGKIGAKFLFKYRELL, encoded by the coding sequence TTGGAAAACTTTTCTATAAAACTTTTTAGGAGAGTTTTAGGTAATTACTTAAAAATGAATTATTTACATAGCTATATAAAAAAAAATTATCCAACTCTATTTGGGATTGTTAAAAAATCTAAGAAAAAATATATAAAAATTAAGAGTATTTTTATATATTTTTTCTTCTTTCCGCCAGCATATGTATTATCAAAGCTAAAAATTGACTTATTAACAGTTAATGTAGCGAGAATAGGGCATCTTACGTTTGACTCCGAGGCATACATTAAGGAGAGAATATTAAATGATGATAAGTATGTGAAGCCGGTGATGCTAGCCCCATATGGAGGTGTAGCCAATAATGAGTTCTTAAAATATTTGTTACCATATATTCACATAGTACAAAATCGATTTTTATGCTTCTTATTGAGGCCGCTATTTTCCCATCCTCTTTGCTCCGTAAATTCCAGTAGATGGGGTGAGGAGAGGGGGACCTTTAGGTCATTTGAGATTGATGCGAGATGGGAAATTGAAGGGCGCAAGGGATTATCAAAATTGCTTCCAGAGCATATTGCCGAGGGAAGCAAAACTCTGAAATTATTGGGGATTCCCGAAAATAGTTGGTTTGTGTGTATTCATAATAGAGAAAGTGGGTATTCTAAAAATAACCATGATTTTGATCAGTCCTTCAGAAATTCACAAATAGCCAATTATGATCTTGCGATAAACGAAATAATTCGTCGCGGGGGGTGGTGTATTCGTATGGGTGATCCAACTATGGAGCCGATTAGCCCTCGACAAGGATTAATAGATTATGCGCACTCTCCCTATAGATCTGAAGTTATGGATATTTATTTGTGTGCTTCAGCACGAGCATTCTTGGGTAGTTCTTCAGGCTTGTCATTGTTGGCAACATACTTCAATGTGCCAGTTGGCGCTGCTAATTTAATCCCTTTGGCAAACTCTATAATGCAAGGCAGGAATAACTTGACCATTCCAAAATTAATTACCTTCAAGAATCACGAGTTAGTTCCTTTCAGCCACGTTTTAAATTCTCCAGTGGGCTCTTTTAGAACATCATCTGAATTTTTATCAAGTCAGTATAGTTATCAAGACAATACTCCTGAGGAGATATTAGATTTATTAGAAGAACTTTTGGGGGATTTCGAGACTAGCAATGATCAAACTTATGATCATCTGCAAAAAAAATTTAGAAAACTAATAGAGCCACATCATTGGTGCTATTACGGATCTGGGAAGATCGGGGCAAAATTTCTTTTTAAGTATAGAGAGCTTTTATAG
- a CDS encoding sugar phosphate nucleotidyltransferase, whose protein sequence is MQMFKSDWDEYQAIILAGGFGTRVKHLLGGLPKPMAQVNGAPFLHWVIKSLLMQGLKHVALSTHYQARLIEKFISNDFKDQNIKCIEEPSPQGTAGGVIFVKNALESQNSACKAKFLVLNGDSLIAGDFSRAAEMLADDIDCVILGVQTSNTDRYGRLIIDENYNLLSFEEKMSGAGIINAGVYLIRASVFEKYQGCKTPISFEYDIFPKMITDNKKIKVFLMKCPFIDIGTESSLANASQFVREYLNG, encoded by the coding sequence ATGCAAATGTTTAAATCCGATTGGGATGAGTATCAGGCAATAATTCTCGCTGGTGGATTTGGCACCAGAGTTAAACATCTACTAGGGGGGCTCCCTAAGCCTATGGCTCAGGTGAATGGCGCTCCTTTTTTACATTGGGTAATCAAAAGCTTGCTCATGCAGGGTTTGAAGCATGTTGCACTTTCAACTCACTATCAAGCCCGTCTAATTGAGAAATTCATAAGTAATGATTTTAAAGATCAAAATATTAAATGCATTGAAGAACCTAGTCCGCAAGGAACTGCTGGCGGGGTAATTTTTGTAAAAAATGCTCTTGAGAGTCAGAATAGCGCCTGTAAGGCTAAATTCTTAGTATTAAATGGAGACTCCTTGATAGCCGGAGATTTTTCTAGAGCAGCAGAGATGCTGGCAGATGATATTGATTGTGTAATTCTGGGTGTTCAAACATCCAATACTGATCGATATGGTCGATTAATAATAGACGAGAACTATAATCTTTTGAGTTTTGAGGAAAAGATGTCGGGAGCTGGAATTATTAATGCTGGTGTTTATTTAATTCGGGCCAGTGTATTTGAAAAATATCAAGGATGTAAAACTCCGATTTCATTTGAATATGACATATTTCCTAAAATGATTACAGATAATAAAAAAATAAAAGTATTTCTGATGAAATGTCCATTTATTGATATAGGAACTGAGAGTTCTTTGGCAAATGCAAGTCAATTTGTCAGGGAGTATCTTAATGGATAA